Sequence from the [Bacteroides] pectinophilus genome:
ATATGCTGCCCTTTCATCTGTAACGGCTGCCAGCGGATTTTCTATTCTCTCCAATACTTTGTCGATAGCTGCTAAATAACTTTCTTTCGTTTCACCAAAAATATTGTCATCACCACCTGTCAGAAAATCCTGCTCTACCGATAGCTGCGTTAATATACTGGTTACATCCGTTTGAAATGGATTAAAACCAGTTTCTTCCAATGTTTCCTGCCATGCTGCCTTGACACTCTGCGGCACTGTCTGAAGGTAATAACCACTCATATAAGCAATCTGCTTTTTGGTTTTTTCGTCTGCAAACTGATAAGTTCTGTTATTCGCTTTTTTTGTACTTTTTCCTTTCGATGGAATATAAGACCAGTTTGGTTCTCCATTACTACCAGAAGTAATTAGCTGTTCCCTTCCAACTGTTCCTATATTTGAAAAAGAGATTCCCATAAATCACACTCTAGCTTCAAACATACTTTGGCTAACACCTTTCATCCACATATTCTGTGCTGCTCCATATCCTTTTTCCTGCCCTATATCATACAATCCACTGCTGTCAAAGCCTATTTTTAATACCAAATCATTTTCTTTCTTCCAGCCATTTTTAGCATATTGCAGCCATCTCTTAGAATAAAGTTCATACCCTGCACCATTTTTAGATTTTTCCTTAAACAATGCAAGTAAATCTGTACCATCCTCTGCAATAAAAGTACCATTTTTATATGTCGCATTGCGTGCATCATACCCGGTTGTCTCATACACTTCATGCCATAAAGAATATTGGTTTGCCTTTGTCATATTTGCCTGCGAATTAACAATTTCATTATCTGCATCATGCATACAAATCCACGCATGCGTCCAAATATTTTTTGCATTATCTCCTTCATTCAGCAATTTTTCTATCTGCGATAATGTATCTCTATCTGCATTTCCCGACACCGTTAGTTGATATGTATATGGGTCAATAGAAAATACCAAATCTGCCTGTTTTGATATTGATATCCCATTCTTTGAAAGTAGATTTGAAATTTGCTGATTTACAACACTTCTGGCATGCTGTTTTTCCCTGTCAGTATTGCGTACATAACCAACACTTCTTGAACCACCTGTATATACATCCTTGTAATTCCTTAATGCATAATCATACCGTGCAAATCCACCCACAGGTTTTCCTCCGGATTGTAACATTCTTTTCTCTGTACGGTAAGCTATGGAACGCTGGTCTTCTGTCATATATGAGCAAAAGTTAGGTGAAGTCACATCACAATATTTCGATATGACATATGCCATTGGATCAGAATGCGACATATTTTCTTTGTACATTTTATCATAATGCTCCCGCAAAACTTTTTGTACGAAACGATCTTCCTCTGTAAGTCCATCATACTGATATCCTACAGTTGTACCGGCGCTGGAATTATTGGGCAGCTTGTTTAAATCCCTGCCAGCTGGAATGTTGTTATAATAGTCAGAATTATTTACAGTAACCATATTATCCCCCTGCCTTATATAAGTCTTATAATCTGTATCTTTAAATTCCTCCCGGCATTTTATTCTCTTATTTTAGATGCCAGTACGGTATAAAATTCTTTTTCCTGCTGCAGATATGCTGCCCTTTCCTCTGTAACTGCTGCCAACGGATTTTCTATTCTCTCCAATACTTTGTCGATAGCTGCTAAACAACTTTCTTTCGTTTCACCAAAAATATTGTCATCACCACCTGTCAGAAAATCCTGCTCTACAGATAACTGCGTTAATGTACTGGTTACATCCGTCTGAAATGGATTAAAACCAGTTTCTTCCAATGTTTCCTGCCACGCCGCCTTTACACTCTCCGGCACTGTCTGAAGGTAATAATCACTAATATATGCAATCTGCTTTTTGGTCTTTTCATCTGCAAACTGGTAGGTTCTGTTATTCGCTTTTAACTGTTCATATGCCGCCTGCGCATCACTGTTCGCTTCTGACTCATACCAACCATCTTTATTTTTGCTATATTTCATACCATTGACCGTAAAATCTTTGGAAGTGTCTACACCCAGATAAGACATAACATCCGTAATTCCCTCTGTATACCGGGCATATTCCTCCTTTGAATGTGCTACAGTAGTCATTGTCCCACCTGCATTTCGCAGCATGGATGCCAATGCATCTGCCATTCTCTGTGCTTTTACATATGATTGTGTATCATACGGATTATCTCCACCAGAAACCTCTACTCCATGCGCCGTAACCGTAAGCACATGACCTCCATTAACACGGATTCTTTGCCCTTCCGCAATATTAACAGAATTATTCTGTCTGCTAAGTGACGAACTCTTCGCCAATTTTATAGGTGTTTTTAACACTTGAACCAAATCTTCTACCGGATTTAGTAAGTGCTGCGACATCGCCTCATTATAGGTTTCCTTATCTTTAATAGCTGTATTTTTGTAATTAGATGTAAGTCCTCTTGTATTAGGATTAATATAACTTGATATTGACTGCATTGTCTCAATCTCCTTCGTTTATTCTAAATTCTCTTTTCCTTCTA
This genomic interval carries:
- a CDS encoding DUF4885 domain-containing protein is translated as MVTVNNSDYYNNIPAGRDLNKLPNNSSAGTTVGYQYDGLTEEDRFVQKVLREHYDKMYKENMSHSDPMAYVISKYCDVTSPNFCSYMTEDQRSIAYRTEKRMLQSGGKPVGGFARYDYALRNYKDVYTGGSRSVGYVRNTDREKQHARSVVNQQISNLLSKNGISISKQADLVFSIDPYTYQLTVSGNADRDTLSQIEKLLNEGDNAKNIWTHAWICMHDADNEIVNSQANMTKANQYSLWHEVYETTGYDARNATYKNGTFIAEDGTDLLALFKEKSKNGAGYELYSKRWLQYAKNGWKKENDLVLKIGFDSSGLYDIGQEKGYGAAQNMWMKGVSQSMFEARV